The Tropicibacter oceani DNA segment CTCGGAGGTGACTTCCTCTTCTCGGTGGGCGGGCAGGCAGTGCATGAACAGGACGTCGGGTTTGGCGGCCTCCATCAGGCGCTGGTTCACCTGGTAGGGGCGCAGCATGTTGTGGCGGCGTTCGCGGGCGGATTGGGCATCGTGCATCGACACCCAGGTGTCCGCGACGATCAGGTCGGCGCCTTCGACCGCCTTCATGGCGTCGCGTTCGATGGTGATGGTGCTGCCCTTGTTGCGGGCAAAGCCGACGAATTCCATTTCCGGGTCAAGCTGCACGGGGCCGGTGAAGGTGAGGTCAAAGCCGAACTGCCCCGCGGCGTGCAGGAAGCTGGCGCAGACGTTGTTGCCATCGCCGCACCAGACGACTTTCTTGCCCTTGATCGGGCCGCGGTGTTCTTCGTAGGTCAGGACGTCGGCCATGATCTGGCAGGGATGGGTGCGATCGGTCAGCCCGTTGATCACCGGGACCGAGGCGTATTCGGCCATTTCCTCGAGCACGGATTCGTCGAAGGTGCGGATCATGATCATGTCGACATAGCGCGACAGCACGCGGGCGGTATCGGCGATGGTTTCGCCGTGGCCAAGTTGCATGTCATTGCCCGACAGCACCATGGTCTGGCCGCCCATCTGGCGCACGCCCACGTCGAAAGACACGCGCGTGCGGGTCGAGGGTTTTTCGAAGATCAGCGCGACCATGCGCCCGTCGAGCGGGCGTTCGTCGTCGGGCATGGCCTTGGGGCGGCCCATGCGGGCGTTCTTCATCGCCTTGGCGTTGTCGATGATGCCGCGCAGGGCGGATTCCTGAGTCTTATGAATATCTAGAAAATGCTGCATGTGGGTGGACTTTGTTTCGGCCGAAGGACCGGGGGGCCAGCCCCCCGGACCCCCCGGGATATTTGTGGCAATTGGAAGATCAGGCGGTTTCGAGGGAGGTGGCGGCCTGATCGAGGCGGTTGATCGCCTCGGCGATTTCGTCTTCTGTGATGTTGAGGGGCGGCAAGAGGCGCACGATGTTGTCGGCGGCCGGGACGGTGATGACCGCGGCGGCGTAGCCTGCCTTGACCAGGTCGGCGGGGGCCACCTTGCAGCGCAGGCCCAGCATCAGGCCCATGCCGCGCACGCCTTCGAAGATGTCCGGGTGGGCAGCGACGAGGCCTTCGAGTTTCTGGCGCAGCAGGCCCGCACGGGCCCGCACGCCATCAAGGAAGTCGGGGTCGGAGATGCGGTCGATCACCGCCTTGCCGACGGCGCAGCCCAGCGGGTTGCCGCCATAGGTTGAGCCGTGGGTGCCGACGACCATGCCGCTGGCGGCCTCTTCGGTGGCAAGGACCGCGCCGAGGGGGAACCCGCCGCCGATGCCCTTGGCGACCATCATGATGTCGGGGGTCACGCCCGCCCATTCATGGGCGAACAGGCGCCCGGTGCGCCCGACGCCGCATTGCACTTCGTCGAGGATCAGCAGGATGCCCTTTTCATCGCAGAGCTTGCGCAGCCCTTGCAGGCATTGATCGGGCAGCGGGCGGATGCCGCCTTCGCCCTGGACGGGTTCGATCAGGATGGCGGCGGTGTTGTCGCCGATCGCCGCGTGCAGCGCGTCGTGATCACCCCAGGGCAGGTGCACGAAGCCGGGCAGCATGGGGCCAAAGCCCTTGACCATCTTTTCCGCCCCCGAGGCCGCGATCGCCGCCGAGGAACGCCCGTGAAAGCAGCCCGAGAAGGTCAGGATCTCGACCCGGTCCGGTTGGCCCTTGTCGTACCAGTACTTGCGCGCCATCTTGACCGCCAGTTCGCAGGCCTCGGTGCCCGAGTTGGTGAAGAACACCGTATCGGCAAAGGTGACATCGACCAGCTTTTGGGCCAGCGCCTCTTGTTGCGGGATCTCGTAGAGGTTGGACAGGTGCCAGATCTTGTTGGCCTGTTCGGTCAGGGCGGCCACAAGTTCGGGGTTGGCATGGCCCAGCGCGTTCACCGCGATGCCGCTGCCGAGGTCGAGGAAACGTCGCCCGGTCTCATCGATCAGCCAGGTGCCTTCGCCTTTGACAAAGTGCAAGGGCGCGCGCGCATAGGTCGGCAGGACGGGGGAGATCATATCGCTATCCTCAGTTGGGAAGCCCGATTGGTGGCAAGCCGCCGTGGGCAAGTCAAGTTTTGAAAGGGGTGGCAGGACGAAAAGGACCGGGGCGCGCCGATTTGGCACGCGGGGATAAGCTCAGGCTCGTCGGGTTTGGGTCGCTTTGGTCATGGCCGCCTGATGCGCGCTATTGCGCCAGAAATCAAGGGAAATGTTGCGGGTACGGGCATCTTCCCTTGTCACACGGGGGATTGGCAGGGCCCGATCGCCTTGCTAGCGTCGCGGCCATGAAAGCGCCCCTGATCGACAACCTGCAATACGCCAACTTTTCCGAAAAGGTGTTCCGCCAGCTGCGTGCCGGCGGGGTGGACGCGATCCACGTGACCATCGCCTATCACGAAACGCTGCGCGAGATGATCCTGAACCTTGAGCAGTGGAACCGCTGGTTCGAGCGGTATCCCGACATGCTGATGCGCGGGACCGAGGCGCGCCATGTGCGCGAGGCGCAGGAAAGCGGGCGCACGGCGGTGTTTTTCGGGTTCCAGAACCCCAGCCCCATCGAAGACGATATCGGGTTGATCGAGATCGTGCACCAGCTGGGCGTGCGTTTCATGCAGCTGACCTACAACAACCAGTCGCTGCTGGCGACGGGCTGTTACGAGGAGGAGGACACCGGGCTGACCCGTATGGGCCGCGCCGTGGTGACCGAGATGAACCGCGTCGGGTTGGTCATCGACATGAGCCACAGCGCAGAACGCTCGACCCTTGAGGCGATCGACCATTCGACCCGCCCCATCGCCATCACCCATGCCAACCCCGACTGGTGGCACCCGGCCCTGCGCAACAAATCGGACGAGGTTTTGAAGGCGCTGACCAATTCCGGCGGGATGCTGGGGTTTTCGCTGTATCCGCACCACCTTGCGGGTGGCACCAACTGCCGCCTGACCGATTTCTGCGAGATGATCGCCGAGGCGGCGGACCGTTATGGCGCCGAGAACCTCGGGATGGGCAGCGACCTGTGTCAGGATCAGCCCGACAGCGTGGTGGAATGGATGCGCGTGGGGCGCTGGACCAAGGACATCGACTTTGGCGAAGGCTCGGCCAGCAACCCCGGTTTTCCCCCGATGCCCGACTGGTTTCAGGACAACCGCGATTGGGACAATATCCGCGACGGTCTGCGCGAGGTCGGATTTTCGCGCGAGGACACCGATGGCATTCTGGGCGGCAACTGGCTGCGGTTTTACGAAAACAGTTTTGGTCCGGCCTGACGCGGCTTTGTCCCCTGCCGGCGCCAAAGAAAACGCCCCGGGGCAGGCCGGGGCGTTTTGTCGTTTCGGGCGCGGGTTACAGCGCGATGCGGAACAGGGCAAAGCCGGTGTCGGACATGCCCGCTTCTTCGATGGTCACGCCGGGCACGTCGCTGGCATAGCCAGCCCCCGCCGGGCCGGTTTCGAACAGCACCGTCGTGCCCTCCATCGGAGCAAAGGACCAGTTGCCATCGGCGCGCGGGCTGACGGTGCCCTTTTCGACGATATAGCGCACGATCACGTCGCGGTTGGTGTCGGGCCCTTCAAAGATGACCGTATCGCCGGTGCCGGGGAAACTGCCGCCACCCGAGGCGCGGTAGTTGTTCGTGGCGATGATGAATTCGGCCGCCGGATCAATCGGCTGGCCGTCAAAGGCCAGGTTCACGATGCGGTTGGCGTCTTCGTTGATCACCGCGCCGTCGCGGTCGAATTTGGACGGCTGTGACAGGTCGATCTGATAGGTCACCCCGTCCATCACGTCAAAGTTGTACGACGGGAAATCGGGGTTCAGCAGAACGGCGTCCTGCGCCCCGGCCTGAACCTGATTGAACATCCCCGCCGAACGCTCCAGCCAATCCTTGACCTGCGCGCCAGTGACGCGCACGGCGCGCACGGTGTTGGGATACAGGTACAGGTCGGCCACGTTCTTGATGGCCACGTCGCCGACGGGCACATCGGTATAATACTCGGGGCCGCCGCGCCCGCCTGCCTTGAAGGGGGCCGCCGCCGACAGGATCGGCAGACCTTCGTGCGCCGTGCCGACCATCATCTGTTCGATGTACCAGCGCTGCGCGTTCGACACGATCTGAACCGACGGATCATCGGCCACCAGCGCGAAATAGGAATGCAGCGGCGCGTCGGTCTTGCCCACGGCGCGGCGCACATAGGCCAGGGTTTCGTCATGTTCGGCCTGGACCGAAGCCAGAACCGCCGGATCGCTTTCCACCAGCGCGGTGATCGAACGGTCCTCGTTACGCTGCGAGATGGGCCGCGCCTCGGAGGTATGGGCGGCGATGCGCCAGCCGTTGCCGTCACGTTCCAGCATCAGGTCGATCAGCCCCATGTGGCTGCCCCAGAACCCGGCCATCACGGCAGGTTTGCCGTGGATCGTGCCATTGGCATTGTCGACACCGGCCCAGCCGTCGTAACTGGGGCCAGGGAACACCAGATGCGAATGCCCGGTCAGGATCGCGTCGATGCCATCGACCGCCGCCAGCGGAATCGCGGCGTTCTCCATCCCGTCCTCGTGGTTGGCCGAACCGATTCCCGAATGCGACAGCGCGATGATGATGTCGGCCCCCGCCTCTTTCATCTGCGGCACATAAGCCTTGGCGGTGGCGACGATGTCGCGCGCCTGCACGTTGCCTTCCAGATGCTTGCGGTCCCAGTTCATGATCTGCGGCGGCACAAAGCCGATCAGCCCGATCTTGATCGGGTGGCTGGCGCCGTCGCCATCGGTGATGGTGCGCTCAAGAATGACATAGGGCGGCAGCATCGTTTCGTCTTCGGTCGGGGTGGCGCCCATCTTTTTGGCGACGTTGGCGCAGACCACCGGAAACCCTGCTCCGGCCAGCGATTTTGTCAGGAACCCCAGCCCATAGTTGAATTCGTGGTTGCCAAGGGTCGAGCCATCGAACCCCAGCGCGTTCATCGCGGCGATCACCGGATGGGTGTCGCCTTCGTTCATGCCACGTTCATAGGCGATGTAGTCGCCCATCGGGTTGCCCTGCAGGAAATCACCGTTGTCCAGCAGGATCGAGTTCGTCGCCTCGGCGCGGACATTTCCGATCAGGCTGGCGGTGCGGGCAAGGCCGACGGTGTCGACCGGCTTGTCGCCGTAATAGTCGTAGGGAAAGACATGCACGTGGATGTCGGTGGTTTCCATGATGCGCAGGTGCGCCTGACCCGAGGCCGCCCGGGCGGAAAACGGATGCAGGGCGATCAGGCCCGCGGTTCCGGCAAGGAATTGACGGCGGTTGAATTGCAGCGGCATTTGCAGACTCCCTTGTTGTTTGTGTGCCTCGACACTGCGCCGGTAATGGCCCTGTGTGAAGTCCATATGACGCCCGCAGCCGAAATCCGCTTCCCAGAACGGGATTCCTTTGGCAGTCTTCCACCATGAAGGATCTTGCCCCGCCTCCTCCTCAGACCGCGTTGCGCCCGCCGCAAGAGGTCATGCGCCTGTCGCGCATGGGGGCGATGTTTCCCACACGCCTGTCGTTCCTGCGCAGCCTGCTGCGGGATCTGGCGGCCGAGCGCGCGCGGCTGACCCGCCCGGTCTGGGAGATCGACGAACAGGGCTATGGACATGCGGTCTATTCCATCACGCTGGGCGGGCGGGTTTACAGTCTGGTGGCGATTTCATCCCACCTGCCCGACGAGATGCGCAGCGACCGGGTGATCGCCACCGCCTGGGACAGCGCCTATGTCCTGTATGACGGGGTGCCCGATGCCGATGAAATCGCCCGCATTGCGCAGAACGCCCCCCGGCAAGAGGCCGGACGGTTCACCCAGGCCGACCTGGTCCTGAGCCGCGCCAACAAATCCGTGCGGCTGTTTTCCCATGTGGTCGACAGCCTGCGCACCGGCAAACAGCCCGACGCAGGGCTGATCAACGCCGTGGGCTACCTGATGCGCACCACCGCGGTCTATGGCAACGGCAAGTTCGGCATCGCCGACCGTGGCCTGATCGAGGACAGGCCCGGGCTGTCCGGACCCTTTGCCGCCGAGATGCTGACGGTCTGGATGATCCGCAGCTTTACCCATGATCTGGTCGAACACCTGGGCGGGGCGCCGCTGGACGCAAGGCTGAAACGCCACCTGGGCATCGGCAATTCCACCGGGCTGGGCATGGCGCCTTTCCTGGTCTCGCACCCGATCCTGCTGAACAACTGGATGATGGCGCGCGAAACGGCCTTGGCGCGGGTGCGGGCGGTGGATGCCCTGACTGATGACCACAAGGACCAGTTGCACCACCTGGCCCGGCGCGCGGCGCTGCACCTGGACGAATGGCGCGTCCCCGCCCCCGAACACCAGGCCCGCATCGACCGGATCGCGGGCGAATGGCCAAAGGTGCAGGACTGGCTGTCCCGGCTGGAGGGACCCGCGCCGCTGGACCAGCTTTTTGTGCGCGCGCAGGCGCTTTCGCAGGACACGCAGGAACTGCTGGTTGCGCTGCTGCTGGAACCCTTTCCGACGCTGGTGGATGGGCTGTCCGATTGCATGGCCGACCCGCTGGGCCTGCGCGCCCTGCCTTTTGCAAAGGCCGATGACCTGCGCCGCGCGATCGAGACAGGGTTTGCCTGGGCGCTGGCCATCGATTTCGACACCCCGCCCGAACAGCACCAGTTCTGGTATGTCTCAGAGGAAAAGTTGGAACCGCGGCTGGGTCTGCGCTTTGAAGAACCGGGGGCCGAGCTGGAAAGCCCGCTGGACATCGCCCGCCGGGTGCAGGCGCTGCACCGGGCCTTGAACGGCCCCTGCGACCTGCGCGAATTTCGCGCCGCTCACCCCGAACACGAACTGGCGCTGCGCCGGGTGCAGATCAACGCTTTGCACCCTTATTCGGAAATCCACGACAACCTGATCGGCGCCGCCTGCCTGCCCATCGACATGCTGCGCTGCAAGCTGGCCTTTTTCGGCGCGACCAAGTTCGACCCGAAATCGGATCGCTGGACCCGCATCGCGCTGGCCCAGGGCGCGCCCCTGCCGGACGATGTGGCGCAAGGAACAGCCGATGACTGGTGGCTGTGGGGGCTGCACGCATGACCCGGTCAGCCAATGAAATCATGGGACTGGCGCAAAAGGCCGCCAGCGGCGCAGGGTTCCCGCCCGAACAGGCCGCGCGCTTTGGCCAGGCTGCGGTGGCATACCTGGCCGCCGGACAGCCGCCCGATGCCCTGCTGACGGCGCTGCGCGATCCTGCGGACAGCCCGCTGCTGCGCCTGCCCTTGCTGATGGATGATGTGCTGCGCGCCCTGTCCCTGACCGGCCCCGAGGTCGAACTGACCCTGCACCCGGGCGACGAGGCGCTGGCCACGGCCTATGCCCGGCTCTTGCCGCTGCGGATGACCGCCTGCACCGTCGTCGAAGCCGACGGCGAGGCCGGCCAGGCAAGGCTGCGCGTCGCCGCCGACACGGATACCCCGGCCAGGCTGCGTTTTCCACCGCGTATCGAGGCACCGCAAAGCCTGATCGAGGCGCTGGGCCAACTGGCCGCCCGCACCTATGTGCCCGCCTCCGAGGCCTCGCGCCTGGCGGGCGCCGGGGCGGGGAATATCGACAACGACTAGCGCGCGGGCGGGCCTGCGAACGGATCGTCGGGATAGCCGACGCCCATCAGGTAAAGCCCCTGCGGCGGGCAGACCGGCCCACAGGCGGCGCGGTCGCGCGCATCAAGCGCGGTCTTGACGTCCTGCGGTGTCCAGGACCCGGCTCCGACCCGTTCCAGCGTTCCGACGATGCTGCGCACCTGGTTGTGCAAAAAGGACCGCGCGCGCAGGCGGAACTGGATCTCCGGCCCCGCAAAGCCCTGCACCCGGGTGATGTCGATTTCGTTCATCGTCTTGACCGGCGATTGCGCCTGGCACACCACCGAGCGGAAGGTGGTAAAGTCATGCTGCCCCACCAGATATGCCGCGCCCTCGCGCATGGCCTGCAGGTCAAGATCGTGGTTCACCCGCCAGACATGCCCGTCCTCGAGCGTCGCCGGGGCGCGGCGCGTCAACAGGCGGAACAGGTAACGCCGTTCGCGCGCCGAGAACCTGGCGTGCCAGTCATCCGGCGCGCGCACTGCCCGCAGGATTGCCACCGGCGCGGGTTTGAGGTGATAGTTCAGCGCCTCGGACAGGCGGAAGGGATCCCAGTCCTTGTCCATGTCGCAATGGGCCACCTGCCCGCGCCCGTGCACCCCCGCATCGGTGCGCCCGGCGGCGGCGATGGTATGCGCGCGCGGTTCGAGCCGCGACAGCGCCGTTTCGATCGCCCCCTGGACCGAGGGCTGTTCGGCTTGCCGTTGCCACCCCGAAAACGGGCGGCCGTCGTATTCGATGAGAAGAGCGTATCTGGGCATGCAAAGGGGTTAGCCTCTGTTTTCGAGGGGAGCAATGGGGGTTACGGGATCAGGGGGCTCTGCCCCCTCGGCCTGCGGCCTCACCCCCGGGATATTTGGGGCAAGAGGAAACACGGGGGAAGGGGCTGCGGGGCTTCTGCTCTGGCCCTTTGCGGCGGGCGTGCCTATCTTGAGGGTCAAGAACGGAACCTGGGGGCAGCACTTGGTTATTGGAACACTTGCCGACACGCTGGCGCGCGGCGTCGAAAACGTGACCGACACGGTGACGGGGGTGTTCCATGATCCCGTCATCCGGCTGGGCGTGACGGGGCTGTCGCGCGCGGGCAAGACCGTTTTCATCACCTCGCTGGTGGCCAACCTGATGGATCGCGGCCGCATGCCGCAGCTGGTGGCGCAGACCGAGGGCCGCATCCTGGCGGCCTATCTGCAACCGCAGCCCGACGACACCCTGCCCCGCTTTGACTATGAGGCGCACCTGGGCGCCCTGACCGCCAGCGCACCGCATTGGCCCGACAGCACCCGCGCGGTGTCCGAATTGCGGTTGTCGCTGAAGATCCGGCCCAGCGGGCTGTTGTCCGGGTTGCAGGGGCCGCGCACCGTGCATCTGGACATTGTCGATTATCCCGGCGAATGGCTGCTGGACCTTGGGTTGCTGGACAAGACCTATGCGGGCTGGTCCGAGGAAATGCTGGAGCGCATGGCGGCGCGTCCGGACGGGCCGGCCTATGTGGCCATGGCCCGCGCCGAAGAGGCCGGCGGCGATCTGGACGAATCGCGCGCCCGCGCCCTGTCGGACGTCTATACCCGGGCGCTGCATGCGGCGCGCGATGCCGGGTTTTCCGATTGCTCGCCGGGGCGGTTCCTGCTGCCGGGCGAGATGGCGGGCAGTCCGGTGCTGACCTTTGCCCCCTTGCCGCCGCAGTCCGGTGCTCCGCGCAAATCGCTGTGGCGCGAGATGGAGCGGCGCTTTGAGGCCTACAAGGCGCGGGTGGTCAAACCGTTCTTTCGCAATCATTTCGCGCGGATCGACCGCCAGGTCGTGCTGGTCGACGCCCTGGGTGCGATCCACGCAGGGCCACGGGCCGTCGAGGACCTGCGCCGCACCATGGCCGATATCCTGACCGCCTTTCGCCCGGGGGCGAATGCCTTTCTGACGCAGCTTTTGCTGGGCAAGCGGGTGGAAAAGGTGCTGTTCGCCGCCACCAAGGCGGACCACCTGCATCACAGCCAGCACCCCCGCCTGACCGCCATCATGGAGGCGCTGGTGCGCGAAGCCCGCGACCGTGCGCGGTTCTCGGGGGCCGAAACGCAGGCCATGTCCATGGCCGCGCTGCGCGCCACCACCGAACAGACGATTTCCCACGGCGGGCGCGAACTGGACTGCGTGCGCGGCACCTTGCTGGACGGCGGCAAGCAGGCGGCCTTTTATCCCGGCGAATTGCCGCAGGACCCGGCGCATCTGCTGGGTCCGGCGCGCGAGGGCGCGGACAGCTGGCTGGACCAGGATTACCGGATCATGCGCTTTGCCCCCGCCCGGCTGACGCTGAAACCCGGCGAGGGGCCACCGCACATCCGGCTGGACCGCGCCGCGCAATTCCTGATCGGAGACCGGCTATGACCCAGCCTTTCCAGTTGCGCCCCGCGCGCAGCACCGATGCCGGCAAGCTGGGCGCCATGATGTCCGAAGCGGTCGCAGGCTTTGACTGGAAACCCATGCTGCACAGCGGGGCCGAGGATATCGCCCATGCCGGCAAGCTGATCGACCGCGGCTGGGTGACCGTTGCGGCGCAGGACCGTACCTTGCTGGGTTTCATCGCCCGCGACGACGAATATGTGCACGCGCTGCATGTGGCGGCCAACGCCCAGGGCGGCGGCGTCGGCAAGGCGCTGATCGATCACGCCAAGGCGCAGTGCCGCCGGCTCGAACTGTGGACCTTTGCCGCCAATACCGGTGCGCAGCGGTTCTACGAACGCGAAGGCTTTGCCGTTCTGGAACGCACCGATGGTGCGAGCAACGAAGAAGGTCTGCCCGATATCCGCTATCGCTGGCCTGCCCCCCTGACCCTGAAGGACGCCGCGCATGACTGATCGCAAAGGCCCCGTGCTGATCGACCTCGAAGACCAGGCCGCGCCCTCCCCCTCGGAGGCGCCGCCGGTGCCGGACCTGCACCCCGAGATGCCCCCCCAGGGCCGCGCCATGGCCACGGTCGCCGCCCTGGGCGCGCGGCCGCCGTCGCGGTTGGCGCGCTGGTTCTGGCGGTTGCTGCTGGCGCTGACCGGGACGCTGGTGTCGATCGCGGCCTGGAACTATGTCACCGGCCTGATCGCCAGTGTGCCGCTGCTGGGCTATGCGGTGGCGGTGCTGATGGGGCTGTTCGTCCTGACGCTTGGGCTGATCGCAATCAAGGAACTGGCCGCCTTTTCGCGCCTGTCGCGCATCGACGCGCTGCACCATGCCGCCATGACCGCCCGCGCTGATGACGATCTGAAACAGGCCCGCGCCGTGACCGCGCGGCTGACCGCGCTATACAAAGGCCGCGACGATACGCGCTGGGGCCGTGACCGGCTGGCCGAACGCGAACCCGAGGTCTTTGACGCCGGCGCGCTGCTGGACCTGGCCGAGCACGAGCTGCTGACGCCGCTGGACGCCGCCGCAAAGGCGCAGGTCGAGGCCGCGGCGCGCCAGGTCGCCACGGTCACCGCGCTTGTCCCGCTGGCGCTGGCCGATGTGATGACCGCCCTTACCGCCAACCTGCGGATGATCCGCCGCATCGCCGAAATCTATGGCGGGCGTTCGGGCACGCTGGGCAGTCTGCGCCTGACGCGGGCCGTGATGTCGCACCTGGTCGCGACCGGCGCCGTGGCCGTGGGCGACGACATGCTGGAGCCGATCCTGGGCGGCGGCCTGCTGGGCAAGCTGTCGCGCCGCTTTGGCGAAGGCCTGGTGAACGGTGCGCTGACCGCGCGGGTCGGCGTCGCCGCCATGGAGGTCTGTCGCCCCCTGCCTTTCGGGAAAGGCAGCCGGCCTTCGGTACGCGGCATCGTGCGCACGGCGCTGAGCGGGCTGTTCAGCTCGGACAAGGGCTGAGCCTCGCCAACAGTCTGGTAAATCTTACCTTTCTTTCGCCCGGCAACGGCGTATCCTGAGCAAAATTGCAGGAGCCGCCCCGTGTTGGAACCCCTTCTTCTACTGCTTGCGCTGGCGCTTCTGGCGATTCCGGTCGCGGTGATCTACCTGCTGCTGGCGGTTTCGGACCTGAAGAACAAGGTGCGGGACCTGACCCGGCGGCTGGACGAGGCCCCCGGGGCCGACCGCGCTGTTGCCGCAACCGATGGCACCCGTCAGGACAGCCCGCAGGTCCGCCAGGACCCGCGGCAGCAGGACATTCCGGACGCCGTCCCGGTATCGCCCGAGCGCACGCCATGGGTTGGCGCCGCGCGAAAGGCCCCTGCCGCTGCCCCGGTCCCATCCCCGACCCCGCAGGACCCAGAGTCGCAAGCCGTGGTCTTTCGCAGGGAACGGATGGAGGCGCTGGCCGCCTGGTTGCGGGAAAACTGGTTTTATGCCGTTGCCGCCGTGTCGCTGGCGCTGTCCGGCCTGTTCCTGGTGCAATACGGCATGGAAAACGGCCTGCTGCCGCCGCAGGCGCGGGTTGCTGCCGCGCTTGTCCTTGGCGCGGCGCTGATCGCTGCGGGTGAATACATCCGCCGCCGCTTTGGCGACAGCGAGGACAGCAGCGCCGCCTATCTGCCCTCGGTCCTGTCCAGCGCCGGGCTGGTGTCACTGTTCGGGGGCATCCTGGCGGCGCGCATGCTGTACGGGCTGATCGAGCCCGGTCCGGCCATGGCCGGGCTGTTCGCCGTCGCCCTTGGCGGGATGGTCCTGGGTTGGTTCCATGGTCCCTTGCTGGCCGCGATCGGCCTGCTGGGCGGCATGGCCGCGCCTTTCCTGGTCGGCGGATCGTCCGAGACGCCCGAATGGCTGCTGCTGTATTTTGCGCTGCTCAGCGCGCTTGGCCTGGGCATCGACACGCTGCGCCGCTGGGCCTGGGTCAGTGTTCTGGCGCTGGTTTTGGGGTTCGGTGCGGGCTGGATGTTGCAGGTGCTGAGCGCCCCCAGCGACAGCCTGGCGCTGGCCTTCGCCGGCTTTGCCGCCGGGCTGAGCGTCATGGCAACGTTGATCCCCGCCCGCGACCTTGTGCCCGATCATGGCGGCCCTTGCCTGGCCGAAACCCTGTTGCGCAAGGCAAGCTGGCCGATCTTCCCGGCCCGGTTGTCGCTGGGCAGCCTGCTGGCCGCCTGCCTTGCCATCGCGGCGCAGACCCCGCACAGCGCCCTGACCTACTGGAGCGCCATTGCGCTGGTGACCGCCCTTGGCGCGCTTTACATGCTTTGGTCGGCCAGGGCCCCGGCGCTTCAGGACCATGCGCTGCTGCCTGTCTTG contains these protein-coding regions:
- a CDS encoding YcjF family protein — translated: MTDRKGPVLIDLEDQAAPSPSEAPPVPDLHPEMPPQGRAMATVAALGARPPSRLARWFWRLLLALTGTLVSIAAWNYVTGLIASVPLLGYAVAVLMGLFVLTLGLIAIKELAAFSRLSRIDALHHAAMTARADDDLKQARAVTARLTALYKGRDDTRWGRDRLAEREPEVFDAGALLDLAEHELLTPLDAAAKAQVEAAARQVATVTALVPLALADVMTALTANLRMIRRIAEIYGGRSGTLGSLRLTRAVMSHLVATGAVAVGDDMLEPILGGGLLGKLSRRFGEGLVNGALTARVGVAAMEVCRPLPFGKGSRPSVRGIVRTALSGLFSSDKG